TTCAGCCGAAAAAAAGCATTGATTTCAGCTCAATCATGAAAAAAATCTATCAAAATTGGCAAGGTGAATCAATTTTATTAAATATTGGTATCAGTGATCCATGTACATTAAAAACACTTGATAGCGAAAGTAAAAAATCTCTGCAAATCATCCGCCAAGGACAAGCTTTCTTAAAAACAGATTTTATTCTTTTTTATCAAGACTTAGGTATTTATCGTGTCTTTGCTGAACTTGAAAAAAATACAGAGTTAACAACTTTTATTCCTGCTAAGCTAAGTATTTTAATCGATACGTATCCTGAATGGATTCCCACATTGAAAATTTTCTTAGATGAAAATCAAAATTTAAAGAAAACTGCTGAGCAACTATTTGTCCACTATAAAACAATTAGCTATCGATTAACAAAAATTAAAGAGTTGACCACTATTAATTTTGCAGATGCTGAAGAATTATTAGCTATTCAAATGGGCTTACGCATTTATTTATTACAAAACCGCTAATACAAAAGAAAAAGGTGCAACGAAACCCATAGTTTCGTTGCACCTTCTTCTTTCTTAACTAAAAATAAATTTTCAAGTACCTTTTTTGTTCGACTTCATCGAAGCCTTCAGTAATTTCATTCTCCATTAATTTATTTACATCTTTTACCATTACTGAGATGTTATTATTAATTTTGATTTTATTTTTAACTTTTTTACTAAATTTATCTTTATTTTCTTGATTTAATTTAAAATTATCCGGAAAACTAACGTCATGACTTTTTTCATAATTTTCAACAACCGTTTTAAACTCATCTTGTTTCGCTTCTGCTACTAAAACATCTGCAAAATCCTCTAGATTAATTTCTTCTTGAACCTCTAAATATTCTTGTGCCTCTTTAATAAAAGCTGATTTACCAACAATTCCATCATCATCTTTTTTTACAAACTCTGCACAAACATTAATAAAACTTTCGGCTAAAAATTGATCATTTTGAATCTTTTCAATAGCCAAAAATAATTGTTTCCAATACACACTATCATTACGATTTAAGCGATCCAATGCTACGACACGATACCCGTCCTTAGCACTAAAATTAAACACAATAGCCGCCTTATCAATATCGCTTTTAGTAATACCTTTTTCATAACCAATCGACACAGCCTGATTATTGTATTCATTTTTTAGAAAGACTTCTTTATTTTCAACTTTGAAAATTCCAATTGCATCAGTTAATTCGCCTTCTACAATACAATCACTCATATAAATTAACCATAAATCACCCGCTTTAACATTTGGATGGCTTGAAGCAGCATAGAGTTGCTTCACTAAGTTAACAGAACCTTCAAAAAAACTCGTTTCTTCTTCAAATACATCTTTAATATAATTATAGGATTCATTATATTCCAAACTAGTTGGATGGGTAAAATGATGGAATTTTGCTTCTTTAAAGGAAGAAAGAAAAATCTCATGTAACACTTCGCTCATCTCTTCGTCTAACTCTTCAATACTATTTTCAGAAATCTCATAGCCCTGTTCTTGCGCTTTATTTCCTACATAATGAACCAAAATCTGCTTCATTTTTGCATAAGAAAAATCAATCATTTCAACACCTACTGACTTTCTACTCTATTTTCTAATTCAAATTATAGTATACACTAGTCGGAGATACATTTCTTTATTTATTCTGTATTCCACATAAATAGACAACTTCTTTTTTTAAAGAATCGATCCTTCAAAAAAAGAAATTGTCTATTTCATTCATTTTAGCCTTCAAACTCTAAATTTTTTAAAAGCATCTTGATTGAATGTGTACTTTCATTAACTTGGCTAACTTTACGCTTCATTCGTTTTAAATCTAAATGATTTTCAACCCATTCTTCTGTGTAGCCACAATCTGAACATAAAAAACGAGTCACAGGAATACTTTCTAAAATGGTCGTTCGCAATTGATTAATTGTTTCTCCAATCATTTGCTTCCCCTCAATTTTTAAAATATCTGCCGATTCACACTTCTTGCATTCATTGACATGCTTCATATTTTCTCTCCTCCCCATTCAAACAACCGCTTACATAAACCCCTAAACTAAAGATAATTCTTACAGTTTCTATAAGCAATATCTTTAGTTTAACATTAATTATTTTAAAAATCCACTTATTTAATGCTTGTTTAAGCTTTTCTCCATTTTATAATTAATAAATTCTTGTCCATTAAGTTGCACAACTTGTTCTTTTATTGAGATAAAACCTAGGGATTCAAAAAATGGGCGTGCTGTTATACTGACATTTGCCGTTATTTTTTCGCTTGATTTCTTTTTAAGTTCCTTCATTAAATAAAGAAATAGTTGTTTTCCAATTCCCTTCCTCTGATAATCATGATGAACAAAAAATAAATTCAACTCATTCAATTGGGTAAATTCTAAAAAGCCAACTAACTGATTTTTAGAATTTCGAGCAAGATAGGTCTGACTACTCCGAAGTTTATCCGACCATTCTCTTTTACGTTTTGCTTCATGCTCTTTTCCTTGCCAAGCAAGAATCTGGTCTTTCGTGTAATCTTGATTATTAACAGATTCAATCGTTCGGTAAAATAGCTCAATAATCTTACAAATATCTTTTTTTTGAAATTTCTCTATCTGAATTTCTTCCAAATAATCACCTCATTTATTTTATTCATTTAACAATTTTAAAATAAACTCACTTCAAAAACAACTAAGAAAAAATAAAAAGTAAGAAATACGATTTCTCATATTCTTACTTTTTACAATTTATTTGATTCTTAACGTAA
This Carnobacterium maltaromaticum DSM 20342 DNA region includes the following protein-coding sequences:
- a CDS encoding nucleoid-associated protein, translating into MIDFSYAKMKQILVHYVGNKAQEQGYEISENSIEELDEEMSEVLHEIFLSSFKEAKFHHFTHPTSLEYNESYNYIKDVFEEETSFFEGSVNLVKQLYAASSHPNVKAGDLWLIYMSDCIVEGELTDAIGIFKVENKEVFLKNEYNNQAVSIGYEKGITKSDIDKAAIVFNFSAKDGYRVVALDRLNRNDSVYWKQLFLAIEKIQNDQFLAESFINVCAEFVKKDDDGIVGKSAFIKEAQEYLEVQEEINLEDFADVLVAEAKQDEFKTVVENYEKSHDVSFPDNFKLNQENKDKFSKKVKNKIKINNNISVMVKDVNKLMENEITEGFDEVEQKRYLKIYF
- a CDS encoding GNAT family N-acetyltransferase — protein: MEEIQIEKFQKKDICKIIELFYRTIESVNNQDYTKDQILAWQGKEHEAKRKREWSDKLRSSQTYLARNSKNQLVGFLEFTQLNELNLFFVHHDYQRKGIGKQLFLYLMKELKKKSSEKITANVSITARPFFESLGFISIKEQVVQLNGQEFINYKMEKSLNKH